CTCCAGAGTATTATAGCATAGTTGCTAATATCCTATCAGTTGTTTACAGGAAAAAAGGAAAAACCATCTAAATTACTCTGTTAAAGTAATCAATCCCCTCCTCTTGTGAAGAGAAGATATCAAAAAAGGACAAAAGATCTGTTATTTCAAGTATCTTGTAAACGCTCGGAGAAAGATTTACCAAGACTACGTTACCAGTTGATAAAAACAATCTCTTCTTCATAGCTACTAACACACTTAGAAAAGCACTTGAAATAAACTTTACCTCAAAAAAGTCTATTACGAACTTTGAAAAACCCTTCTGTAAGAAGAACTCACATAAGTTGCTAAACTCTGTTGTCTCAGCAACATTCACCTCCCTAGGAAGCCTTATTAGAATTATATCATCTATCTCCTCATACCTCATAACCTGCTCCTAAAAACAGATAATATACCATAAGCACTAACAATTTCAAGGTTTAGCTAAGCAGATTAAGATCTTAAACTTTCTACATTATTTACCCCTCTTGATTCTAGTTAATATTCGTCAGTTACAGAATTCACTTTATACTAAACATCTTAAACACATATTGGGAAAACATCCTCTCGTCCCAACAGGAAATCTAAGAGGAATAGAGAGAAAAAATATGCCTAATTATGCTCTCAGATCCTATTGACTTCAGCTAAATTTTGTTGAAATCTTGCAAAGAATGTGGTAAAATTTTGATATGTTGGAAGCTAGAGAACTTTTTGTAAAACCTATTGAGGAAGAATTTCTGACAAACCAATATTTGCATCAACTCAACAGTATTTTTGAGAAGTTTAGATCTGGTAACAAGGATATCGTTCCAGAAAACATAGGTCTTCTAAGAGATGTAACGAGATTCGTCTTCAGCATTGAAGTAGAGGATGAGGAAGTTATACACCATTGGAACAAGATCTTCTCAACAAAAACCCAACTACCTCAACAGGACATAAGAATAGTAGCATTTGAGTATTTCCTAACTAACAGACTAATCTTTAACCCCAAGATCATGGAGATGGAGAGATTCATCGGATTTGTAGAAGTGATGTTTCAAGACTACAAAACCCATGCATATAACTATCATATGCTAAAAGCTCTCGTTAACTACGAGATAGAGAAAATAAGAAGGTATGGTGGCTACTTCTCTCTCCTCATGATAGACTTAGATAACTTCAAACGCTACAACGACGAGTATGGACACCAATTTGGTGAT
This genomic interval from Brevinematia bacterium contains the following:
- a CDS encoding STAS domain-containing protein; protein product: MRYEEIDDIILIRLPREVNVAETTEFSNLCEFFLQKGFSKFVIDFFEVKFISSAFLSVLVAMKKRLFLSTGNVVLVNLSPSVYKILEITDLLSFFDIFSSQEEGIDYFNRVI